One genomic window of Brachyhypopomus gauderio isolate BG-103 unplaced genomic scaffold, BGAUD_0.2 sc77, whole genome shotgun sequence includes the following:
- the fhdc1 gene encoding FH2 domain-containing protein 1: MASVAGAADPASERAVAASSPFPDPSTPKPDRAHAHDPSPDPTHRPPAAPPPPPPPPLPPPVQAGLLHTSRRKRRVRSFCWKPIPEEKVRGKPNIWTLAVRQQQYQIDARTVEELFGQQEEVRAHTAGGPSRARRSQGSFKESKDEISILDSKRGMNVGIFLKQFKKSNHTIVEDIRIGNSKQYGAEPLKELQKLLPEAEEIKKLREFKGDPAKLTLVDSFMFLLIQVPCFDVRIEAMVLQEEFAPSCLAMGREINIVRLATEELMTCEELHAILHLVLQAGNIMNAGGYAGNAVGFKLSSLLSVADTKANKPGMNLLHFVALEAQKKDENLLKFPEKLTHVQSAARVSVDSIEAEFSSLYVRTRSLEEKIQNDSELLVQLGPFLQGSSQTLQDLKRRRLDLRKEGNALIDFFCEDKDTFKLDECFRIFQDFCLKFKKAVKDNLERELKEAARQRRLRELEERRFAWAAANGGQSSSGGFGRSSSENDVEILTKEGLLDFLLQPRPHSPHSPIGRSASARRYRHGTTDRNQRGYLELFSGSPTADSTKFSSLPRSGRHQQRRTMAWLASQDDNRELEAPTEQCHDNLATSPKADTEPISPLARYSMSGNTMERDARNNNFTSLSEGVISNRPSLARTVRQKSQGQNVGQMNVSVERHKLVSGLHPFELSNNNSSYTQLDNRGDIFVMNLEGERKLPKTLVLDTPPSSKSSEEAPQPGAAWDSKIASPQKEEEEDTSTVSSTTCDTPLPLDPSLSNKKSVPYVLDCTETDCSVMLDCSELESSPIFKEGSRLDLKPQDSNFRGLLRDPSSLSSNFESLSTNDPSVSTSADEPLRVRATEEWPASVTPSITTDEADTDSCDTAEGGNVGEKAVQTCSPTPSHLKIKAPSKSAATRTGRPTRTLTATETQNLRKVVPITKLSRSGSIVRRVEKSFRIENAEPRRPLRDQSAPARRGERQGRPARHSSLPPDEAKEQRGTASRGVGARWVRDSTLHKPSFKKPNAKPIRNIPKPPPEEKMCRSTMRALAQAQAHAQTSSEGSAPQTPTHGVRVPSPLPSFARNTFASSSRTKKDMPTQPTPGTPSKSSTLSRTGSHKVASTSKADSICSGHSARSEDKPVGSLRRVQSVRVPSRNTQRSDTPPPQPGQEQSRKGSSFSEKSILIRDSISGRIHKPIWK, translated from the exons ATGGCCAGTGTGGCGGGTGCTGCCGACCCAGCTAGTGAGCGTGCGGTGGCGGCCTCATCACCCTTCCCAGACCCCTCGACCCCCAAGCCTGATCGTGCCCACGCCCACGACCCCAGCCCAGACCCCACCCACAGACCTCCAGCTGCCCCTCCGCCTCCTCCACCGCCGCCCCTGCCCCCTCCTGTCCAAGCTGGCCTCCTACACACCTCGCGGAGGAAGCGGCGAGTGCGTAGCTTCTGCTGGAAGCCCATCCCGGAAGAGAAGGTGCGTGGCAAGCCCAACATATGGACCCTGGCCGTGCGGCAGCAGCAGTACCAGATCGATGCCAGGACTGTGGAAGAGCTGTTTGGCCAGCAGGAGGAGGTGCGCGCCCACACGGCTGGCGGCCCCTCCAGGGCCAGGAGGTCCCAAGGCTCCTTCAAAGAGAGCAAAGATGAG ATCAGCATCTTGGATTCCAAGAGGGGGATGAATGTGGGGATTTTCCTCAAACAGTTCAAGAA GTCGAATCACACCATAGTGGAAGATATACGAATTGGCAACAGTAAGCAGTATGGCGCGGAGCCACTTAAAGAGCTGCAGAAACTGCTACCAGAGGCAGAGGAG ATCAAGAAACTAAGGGAATTTAAAGGAGACCCTGCAAAGCTGACCCTAGTAGATTCATTCATGTTCCTACTGATCCAGGTGCCATG CTTTGATGTGCGGATTGAAGCCATGGTCCTGCAGGAAGAGTTTGCGCCATCATGTTTGGCAATGGGTCGAGAAATAAACATTGTGCGCCTTGCCACAGAAG AGCTAATGACATGTGAGGAACTCCACGCCATCCTCCATTTGGTGCTCCAAGCTGGAAACATCATGAATGCA GGGGGCTACGCAGGCAATGCTGTTGGATTTAAGCTGTCCTCCCTGCTCTCAGTGGCTGACACCAAGGCCAACAAGCCAGGCATGAACCTGCTCCACTTCGTGGCtctg GAAGCACAGAAGAAGGATGAGAATCTTCTTAAGTTCCCGGAGAAGCTAACTCATGTGCAGAGTGCAGCCAG GGTCTCAGTGGACAGCATTGAGGCAGAATTCTCCTCACTTTATGTGCGAACACGATCTCTGGAGGAGAAGATCCAGAATGACTCTGAGCTGCTCGTGCAGCTAGGTCCATTTCTGCAG GGTTCATCACAGACACTGCAGGACCTGAAACGACGCAGGCTGGACCTGCGCAAGGAGGGCAATGCCCTCATTGATTTCTTCTGTGAAGACAAAGACACCTTCAAACTTGACGAGTGCTTCAGGATTTTTCAAGACTTCTGTCTCAAGTTCAAGAAAGCTGTGAAG GATAATCTGGAGAGAGAGTTGAAAGAGGCTGCTAGACAGAGGCGCTTGCGTGAGCTGGAAGAAAGACGGTTTGCCTGGGCTGCTGCCAATGGGGGGCAAAGCAGCAGTGGTGGGTTTGGACGCAGCAGTAGTGAGAATGATGTGGAAATCCTCACCAAAGAGGGCCTCCTGGACTTCCTGCTGCAGCCACGACCTCACAGTCCCCACAGTCCAATCGGACGCTCTGCGAGCGCCCGCCGTTACCGCCATGGCACGACCGATCGCAACCAACGCGGCTACCTGGAGCTGTTCTCTGGGTCTCCCACAGCTGACAGCACTAAATTCAGCAGCCTTCCACGCTCGGGTCGCCATCAACAGAGAAGGACTATGGCCTGGCTGGCCTCGCAAGATGACAACAGAGAGCTGGAAGCTCCAACCGAGCAATGTCATGATAACTTGGCAACTTCTCCAAAGGCGGACACTGAACCGATTAGCCCTCTGGCTAGATACTCGATGTCGGGTAACACCATGGAGAGGGACGCCCGCAATAATAATTTCACATCTTTATCTGAAGGTGTAATTTCTAATCGACCAAGTCTCGCTAGGACTGTGCGTCAGAAGTCTCAAGGACAAAATGTTGGACAAATGAATGTTAGTGTGGAAAGACACAAATTGGTGTCTGGACTTCACCCCTTTGAGCTATCAAACAACAATAGCAGTTACACACAACTAGACAACCGGGGAGATATTTTTGTCATGAACTTAGAAGGGGAAAGAAAACTTCCTAAAACTCTTGTTCTGGATACACCTCCATCCAGCAAGAGTTCTGAGGAGGCACCACAACCAGGAGCAGCATGGGATAGCAAAATAGCTTCTCCTcagaaagaggaggaagaggacaccAGCACTGTCTCCTCAACCACATGTGATACTCCGTTGCCTCTTGACCCTTCATTGTCCAATAAGAAATCCGTCCCTTATGTTCTGGACTGCACTGAAACTGACTGCTCAGTCATGTTAGACTGCTCAGAGCTGGAGAGTTCCCCCATCTTTAAAGAAGGGTCTCGACTTGACTTGAAACCACAGGACAGCAACTTCCGAGGTCTCTTAAGAGATCCTAGTTCCCTTTCTTCTAACTTTGAGTCATTGTCCACAAATGATCCATCTGTGTCCACATCTGCCGATGAACCACTCAGAGTGAGGGCAACTGAAGAGTGGCCAGCATCAGTCACTCCTTCAATTACCACAGATGAGGCAGATACTGATAGTTGTGACACTGCAGAAGGTGGGAATGTGGGTGAAAAGGCAGTGCAGACCTGCAGCCCCACACCATCTCACTTGAAAATCAAGGCACCCTCTAAATCTGCAGCCACCAGAACTGGACGGCCTACAAGAACTCTCACAGCAACTGAAACGCAGAACTTGCGCAAAGTGGTGCCCATCACCAAGTTGAGTCGGTCTGGCAGTATTGTGAGGAGGGTTGAAAAATCATTCAGGATTGAGAATGCAGAACCAAGACGTCCACTGCGTGACCAGAGTGCACCAGCAAGACGGGGTGAAAGACAAGGTAGACCTGCTCGTCATTCAAGCCTGCCTCCAGACGAGGCCAAGGAACAAAGAGGAACAGCCTCAAGGGGAGTAGGTGCCCGATGGGTAAGAGACTCTACTCTACACAAGCCTTCCTTCAAGAAGCCAAATGCCAAACCCATCCGTAACATCCCCAAACCTCCACCAGAAGAGAAGATGTGCCGCTCTACCATGAGAGCGTTGGCCCAAGCACAGGCTCATGCTCAGACATCATCGGAGGGCAGCGCCCCTCAAACGCCAACACATGGTGTCAGAGTTCCCTCGCCCCTGCCAAGCTTTGCTCGTAACACTTTTGCCTCTTCTTCTCGAACCAAAAAGGACATGCCTACACAGCCTACTCCAGGAACTCCATCAAAAAGTTCCACTTTATCCAGAACAGGTTCCCACAAGGTAGCCTCTACTAGTAAGGCAGACTCCATATGTAGTGGGCACTCAGCCCGAAGTGAGGACAAGCCAGTTGGGTCTTTAAGGAGAGTTCAAAGTGTCCGGGTACCCAGTCGAAACACTCAGCGAAGcgacacacccccaccacagccTGGGCAGGAACAGTCTCGTAAGGGTAGCAGTTTCTCTGAGAAATCCATTCTGATAAGAGACTCCATCTCTGGCAGGATCCACAAACCAATTTGGAAATAG